One window of Panthera tigris isolate Pti1 chromosome C2, P.tigris_Pti1_mat1.1, whole genome shotgun sequence genomic DNA carries:
- the P2RY12 gene encoding P2Y purinoceptor 12 produces MDNLTSVAGNGSLCTRDYKITQVLFPLLYTILFFVGLIINSLAMRIFFQIRSKSNFIIFLKNTVISDLLMILTFPFKILSDTKLGTGPLRTFVCQVTSVIFYFTMYISISFLGLITIDRYQKTTRPFKTSNPNNLLGAKILSVVIWAFMFLISLPNMILTNRRPREKNVKKCSFLKSEFGLVWHEIVNYICQVIFWINFLIVIVCYTLITKELYRSYVRTRGVGKVPKKKVNIKVFIIIAVFFICFVPFHFARIPYTLSQTRDVFDCSAENTLFYVKESTLWLTSLNACLDPFIYFFLCKSFKNSLMSMLKCPNSATSLSQENRKKEQDGGDPSEETPM; encoded by the coding sequence ATGGACAACCTCACCTCTGTGGCTGGGAATGGCAGCCTGTGCACCAGAGATTACAAAATCACCCAGGTCCTCTTCCCGCTCCTCTATACCATCCTCTTTTTTGTTGGACTCATCATAAACAGCCTGGCAATGAGGATTTTCTTTCAAATCCGCAGTAAatccaactttattatttttcttaagaacaCAGTCATTTCTGATCTTCTCATGATTCTGACTTTTCCATTCAAAATCCTCAGTGATACCAAGCTGGGAACAGGACCACTGAGAACCTTTGTATGCCAAGTGACCtctgtcatattttattttacaatgtacATTAGTATTTCATTCCTGGGACTGATAACTATTGATCGTTACCAGAAAACCACCAGGCCATTTAAGACATCCAATCCCAACAATCTCTTGGGGGCTAAGATTCTCTCCGTTGTAATCTGGGCATTCATGTTCTTGATCTCTTTGCCCAACATGATTCTGACCAACAGGAGGCCAAGAgaaaagaatgtgaagaaatgcTCGTTCCTCAAATCGGAGTTTGGTCTGGTCTGGCATGAAATAGTCAATTACATCTGTCAAGTCATTTTctggattaattttttaattgtcattGTATGTTACACACTTATTACAAAAGAACTGTACAGGTCATATGTCAGAACAAGGGGTGTAGGCAAAGTCCCTAAGAAGAAGGTAAACATCAAAGTTTTCATTATCATTgctgtcttttttatttgttttgttcctttccaTTTTGCCCGCATTCCCTATACCCTGAGCCAGACCCGGGATGTCTTTGACTGCTCTGCTGAAAATACTCTGTTCTATGTTAAAGAGAGCACCCTTTGGTTAACTTCCTTAAATGCATGCCTGGATCCATTCATCTACTTTTTCCTTTGCAAGTCCTTCAAAAACTCCTTAATGAGTATGCTGAAGTGCCCCAATTCTGCAACATCTCTATctcaagaaaacaggaaaaaagaacaggATGGTGGTGACCCAAGTGAAGAGACTCCAATGTAA
- the P2RY13 gene encoding P2Y purinoceptor 13, translated as MRKETQHKKAEQHLLHMLFMDCTDGCLNQKTLSAVSFQTQLTLETMNTTVIKGFNGSERCPRDTRITQLVFPVIYTIVFFTGILLNTLALWVFIHIPSSSTFIVYLKNTLVADLIMTFMLPFKILSDSHLGPWQLRAFVCRFSAVIFYEAMYVGITLLGFIAFDRFLKIIRPFGKYFVQKPAFAKMISTFVWLFLFLISLPNIILSNKEATPSSVKKCASLKDPLGLKWHQVVNYISQFIFWTVFVLMLLFYVVIAKKVYNSYRKARSKDSKHNTKLEGKVFVVVAVFFVCFAPFHFARVPYTHSQTNNKTDCRLQNQLFIAKETTLFLAATNICMDPIIYIFLCKKFTERLPCMRGRKIMSSTQENRTIQTDNITLG; from the exons atgaggaaggaaaCCCAGCATAAGAAAGCAGAACAACACTTGCTTCACATGCTCTTCATGGACTGTACTGATGGCTGCCTCAATCAGAAGACACTGAGCGCAGTGTCCTTCCAAACACAG CTGACCCTGGAAACCATGAACACCACAGTGATAAAGGGCTTCAATGGGTCTGAGCGGTGCCCCAGGGACACACGGATAACACAGCTGGTGTTCCCAGTCATCTACACCATCGTTTTCTTCACAGGCATCCTGCTGAACACCTTGGCCCTGTGGGTGTTCATTCACATCCCCAGCTCCTCCACCTTCATTGTCTACCTCAAAAATACTTTGGTGGCCGACTTGATAATGACCTTCATGCTTCCATTTAAAATCCTCTCTGACTCACACCTCGGACCCTGGCAACTCAGGGCCTTTGTGTGTCGTTTCTCTGCGGTCATCTTTTACGAGGCCATGTATGTGGGTATCACACTGCTAGGCTTCATAGCCTTTGATAGATTCCTGAAGATCATCAGaccctttggaaaatattttgtacaAAAACCTGCTTTTGCGAAAATGATCTCGACCTTCGTCTGGCTCTTTTTGTTCCTCATCTCTCTGCCGAATATAATCTTGAGCAATAAGGAAGCAACACCATCATCTGTGAAAAAGTGTGCCTCCTTAAAGGATCCGCTGGGGTTGAAATGGCATCAAGTGGTGAACTACATATCCCAGTTCATTTTCTGGACTGTTTTTGTCCTAATGCTTCTGTTTTATGTGGTGATTGCAAAAAAAGTATACAACTCTTACAGAAAAGCCAGAAGTAAGGACAGCAAACACAACACAAAGCTGGAAGGTAAAGTGTTTGTCGTTGTGGCTGTattctttgtgtgttttgctCCATTTCATTTTGCCAGAGTTCCCTACACTCACAGTCAAACTAACAATAAGACTGACTGCAGGCTGCAAAATCAATTGTTTATAGCTAAAGAAACAACCCTCTTTTTGGCAGCAACTAACATTTGCATGGATCCCATAATATACATATTCTTATGTAAAAAATTCACAGAAAGGCTACCATGTATGAGAGGGAGGAAGATCATGTCATCAACCCAAGAAAATCGTACTATCCAGACAGACAATATAACCCTAGGCTGA